In one Juglans regia cultivar Chandler chromosome 11, Walnut 2.0, whole genome shotgun sequence genomic region, the following are encoded:
- the LOC109011054 gene encoding bifunctional 3-dehydroquinate dehydratase/shikimate dehydrogenase, chloroplastic-like, translating into MGSIGMLNNSTLICAPLMAQSVEQMVSDMYEAKAQGADVVEVRLDCIKNFQPRQDLQTILRKKPLPVLIVYRPRWEGGQYEGDESTRVETLHLAKDLGADYIDFELKVASNLRGGLKMDHRGGSKVIVSCYVNGMASLEDLSHLVASMQATGADIIKLATKAIDITEISRIFHLLSHCQVPLIAYSVGERGLMSQILSPKFGGLLVYGSMEGNSVPGLPTLDSLRQSYKVIHINAETKVFGLISKPVSHSKGPLLHNPTFRHVNYNGIYVPMFVDNLKDFFSVYSSPDFAGFSVGIPYKEAVIGFCDEVHPLAKAIGAVNTIIRRPTDGKLVGYNTDCEASICAIEDALKEQGCTNGGASLSSPLAGKQFVLVGAGGAGRALAFGAKSRGSRVIIFDIDFDRTKSLACAVSGEARPYNDIVNFQPEKGAILANATPLGMHPNTDRIPVAEATLGDYQLVFDSVYTPRKTRLLKDAEAVGAIIVSGVEMFLRQAIGQFNLFTGREAPEEFMREIILAKF; encoded by the exons ATGGGAAGTATTGGAATGTTGAATAATTCAACTTTGATTTGTGCTCCACTAATGGCTCAATCCGTTGAGCAAATGGTGAGTGACATGTACGAGGCAAAAGCACAAGGTGCGGATGTAGTTGAAGTCAGGTTGGACTGCATTAAGAACTTCCAGCCTCGCCAAGACCTTCAAACCATCCTCAGAAAAAAGCCCTTGCCAGTGCTCATCGTGTATCG gccAAGGTGGGAAGGTGGTCAGTATGAAGGTGATGAGAGCACACGGGTGGAAACCCTCCATTTAGCCAAAGATCTGGGAGCTGATTACATTGATTTTGAGCTCAAG GTGGCTTCTAATCTTAGGGGAGGACTGAAAATGGATCATCGCGGTGGTAGCAAAGTTATTGTTTCATGCTATGTAAATGGCATGGCCTCTCTGGAAGATTTGAGCCATCTTGTTGCAAGCATGCAAGCTACTGGAGCGGATATCATCAAACTTGCCACAAAAGCAATTGATATTACAGAAATATCAAGAATTTTTCATCTGCTCTCACATTGCCAG GTGCCACTAATTGCATATTCGGTTGGTGAAAGAGGTCTTATGAGCCAGATATTGAGCCCCAAATTTGGTGGTCTTCTAGTCTATGGATCTATGGAAGGAAATTCAGTTCCAGGCCTGCCTACTCTAGACAGCCTTAGGCAGTCTTATAAAGTGATCCATATTAATGCAGAGACCAAAGTTTTTGGGCTCATCTCCAAACCAGTTAGCCACAGTAAAGGCCCTCTATTGCATAATCCTACTTTCAGGCATGTAAACTATAATGGAATATATGTGCCAATGTTTGTTGATAATCTCAAGGACTTCTTCAGTGTCTATTCAAGCCCTGATTTTGCTGGATTCAG TGTCGGGATCCCGTACAAAGAAGCTGTAATTGGTTTTTGTGATGAAGTACATCCACTTGCTAAG GCCATAGGTGCTGTTAATACTATTATAAGGAGGCCTACTGATGGCAAGCTGGTTGGTTATAATACAGACTGTGAGGCTTCAATATGTGCAATTGAAGATGCTCTTAAAG AACAGGGATGCACTAATGGGGGAGCATCTCTCAGTTCTCCTCTTGCTGGAAAACAATTTGTGCTAGTTGGTGCTGGAGGTGCAGGAAGGGCATTGGCATTTGGTGCCAAGAGTAGAGGATCTCGGGTTATCATTTTTGACATTGATTTTG ACAGAACAAAATCTCTTGCTTGTGCTGTATCTGGTGAAGCTCGGCCCTACAATGATATAGTTAACTTCCAGCCAGAGAAAGGTGCAATACTAGCAAATGCAACACCTTTGGGAATGCATCCAAATACAGATCGGATTCCTGTAGCTGAG GCAACCTTGGGGGATTACCAGCTTGTCTTTGATTCCGTTTACACACCAAGAAAGACCAGACTACTAAAAGACGCCGAGGCTGTAGGAGCCATCATTGTGAGTGGAGTTGAAATGTTCCTCCGTCAGGCCATTGGCCAGTTCAACCTCTTCACAGGCAGAGAAG CACCTGAAGAGTTCATGCGGGAGATCATCCTTGCAAAGTTCTGA